GCTGACCAAGAGCCTGGTCGCGGCGGAGATCCCGTACGGGACCGAGGTCGCGGTGCTCGGACACCTGGTCGGGATCACGAACCTGCGCAACTCGGGCGCGGCCTTCGGCTTGGCGCCGGCCGGCTCCGGCTTCTTTCTGGTGGCCTCGGTGGTCGTGGCCGCCGGCCTGGTGGTCTACGTCGTCCGCAACCCAGGCAACACGTGGACCGAGGCGGTGCTCGGGCTGATCATGGGCGGCACCCTCGGGAACGGCTTCGACCGCGTCGTCTTCGGGACGGTGACCGACTTCGTCAACTTTCACTTCTGGCCGGTGTTCAACGTCGCGGACTCGGCGATCAGCATCGGTGTCGTGGCTCTGGCCGCCGGGTATTTGCTACGCAAGCCCGCCGCCTGATCGCGGCGGCGGCGGCATCCCGCCTGGATCGATTCCTCGCCGAGCACGCCGGCGACCTCAGCCGCTCGGCGGCGGCGCGACTGATCAAGGCGGCGGCCGTCCGGGTGAACGGCAGGCCGGCGCGGGCGTCCGACCGCATCGCTCCGGGCGATGTGATCGAGTACGAGCCGGCTGCGGCCGAGGTGTTGGCGGCCTCGCCGGAGGCGATCCCGCTGGAGGTCGTCTACGAGGACAGCGACCTCGTGGTCATCAACAAGCGGGCAGGCATGGTCGTCCACCCCGCCCCGGGACACCACTCCGGCACGCTCGTCCACGCGCTGCTCGGCATGGGCGGGAGCTGGTCGGCGGCCGGCGGCGAGGTGCGGCCGGGAATCGTCCACCGGCTCGACAAGGGGACCTCCGGGCTGATCGTCGCCGCCCGCAACGATGTGAGCCACCGCGCGCTCGCGTCGCAGTTGAGCGACCGCACCTTGAGCCGCTCCTACCTGGCGATCGTGCGCGGCCGTCTCAAGGCCGACGCGGGCGAGCTCGAGGGGCCGATCGGCCGGCACCCGAAGGAGCGCAAGCGCATGGCCGTGGTCAAAGGCGGGCGCTTTGCCCGCACCCGCTACGAGGTGGTCGAGCGCCGGCGCGGACATACTCTTGTGCGCTGTGACCTCGAAACCGGCCGGACCCATCAGATCCGCGTGCACCTGGCGGCGCTCGGTCACCCGGTGGCGGGCGATGCCGACTACGGTGGACGCGAGCCTGGCGCCCCCGACCGGCCGATGCTCCATGCGTGGCGGCTGCGCCTGCGCCATCCAAGAACGGGCGCCGAGATGAGCTTCGAGGCCGCGCCGCCAGCCGATTTCGAAAGCTTCTGGTCATCGCGGCCGTGAAGCGAGGACTGCTGATCGTCATCTCCGGTCCCTCGGGTGTCGGCAAGGACACCCTGATCCGGCGATTGCTCGAGCTGGACGGCAACCTGCGTTACTCGGTCTCGTGCACCACGCGCGCGCCCCGCCCCGGGGAGGTGGACGGCGTCAGCTACACGTTCGTCAGCCGGGAACGCTTCGAGCAGCTGATCGAGGAGGGGGCGTTTCTCGAGCA
Above is a window of bacterium DNA encoding:
- the lspA gene encoding signal peptidase II; protein product: MVAAMAVFVADRLTKSLVAAEIPYGTEVAVLGHLVGITNLRNSGAAFGLAPAGSGFFLVASVVVAAGLVVYVVRNPGNTWTEAVLGLIMGGTLGNGFDRVVFGTVTDFVNFHFWPVFNVADSAISIGVVALAAGYLLRKPAA
- a CDS encoding RluA family pseudouridine synthase; protein product: MIAAAAASRLDRFLAEHAGDLSRSAAARLIKAAAVRVNGRPARASDRIAPGDVIEYEPAAAEVLAASPEAIPLEVVYEDSDLVVINKRAGMVVHPAPGHHSGTLVHALLGMGGSWSAAGGEVRPGIVHRLDKGTSGLIVAARNDVSHRALASQLSDRTLSRSYLAIVRGRLKADAGELEGPIGRHPKERKRMAVVKGGRFARTRYEVVERRRGHTLVRCDLETGRTHQIRVHLAALGHPVAGDADYGGREPGAPDRPMLHAWRLRLRHPRTGAEMSFEAAPPADFESFWSSRP